The sequence TCAATCCACCAACGCCCAGATACGCACCTGCCCCCCTCGACTGACTCGAGTTAGAGTGGTGTTCCTGTCTAGATTTCAACACAGCACCGTACCCTTCAAGTTTCATGTGCgaggcagggagggggcagggagtggaTATTATACCCAGACCAGTGATGGTTTAAGACTCAAAAGCTTTGTGCAGAGAATGCTAACTTTCCCCTGGCCAACATACGCAAAGCAATGTTTTAGTACCTAAACACGCCAAATACACAAAAGCCAAATGAGCAAAAGGAAGGAGGGCAAAGATGACCTCCCCAGAGTTATTTATACCCTGTGCTAAAAAGATTTGCCTATGAGTATCTCAGTGACAAAACTGGAACGGTTTCAACCCAGAAACCACGAGCTGAAATGCCCACGGACAAAGATCTGCCCAAGCAAATCCTGGAGAACATGTATGCATTTCAGGAAGTGAACCGAATGCGGGAGAGTTTGGGCCCCATTACGTGCACCTTAAACACAGAAGTTTCATAAACATCCTCAAACACGTCTGCTTTTGTCTTCCAGATACTTGCAACCAAAAATAACAACTCACAGAAACACCACAGAAAAGTGGGCAGACAGCTGAGTTCTCTCCAAAATGATACGTGGACCGTAAGGTTTTGTTTCTTCCCGATCTGGCATGGTCTCTGCACATCAGCATCCAGGGGCTCTGTGGGGCACTGCCGGGGCgcagagaggggcagggagggactgTGGAGACAGTCTCAACCCCCGGCAGCCTGCAAAACTGCGTCCTGCAAAAGCTGTGACTTCTCCTTGCCCTGGGCTTACAACACCCTTGGGGGCTCCAGAAAGGGGGTGTTTCCACCAGCCCCCCATCTGAGCCTTGCAAGGCTCCCCTGTCCAGGACCCCGCAGCCATCTGCCCCGCATGTACCTCTCTCTGCCCCTAGAGACCACCTAAGTGGAGGGCACCACAGACTTCAGAGAAAAAGCACCTCACACGTGTATTGTAAAAATTGCAGGAAAAACAATTCAGATCTTCTCCAAAGCTTCTTTATTGCTGCTCATGGTTCCTGAGAATGCTTTATAAGCAGCAATAGACTTGAAAACGTTATTAGCTGCTATGGTGTGGTTTCCTTCTAAGGTCTTCAGTcaatcaaaaacaaaatgaaacagaaaaaacgCTCGAGAGCATACCTTTCCTACAGAGGCCCAGCTGGCAAACGGCAGAATTAGGACATCAGATCGAGATTCCTGAGAAGCCTCGAGGCTTACCCAGCAGCTTTTGGCTTCAAACCCCAAAGACACTTGTCAGGTCCTCGAATTTTCCTTTACAAAACGCTGAGGTTAAAACACATCAAaatacagaggggaaaaaaaaatctcaggttTTGTACAAACAATGATTTCTTCATCTAATGATATAATTGACGGCAGCTTGGCGGGGATCGCTAGGATTCAGAAGAGGTTCAGGTTTATCCTCGAAGACACCCGTCCACATTCAGAAGCGACAACACTCATCAACTAAGGCATCAACCAAAAACAACAAGGAATGAGGCTCACAGTTTGGGAACATGAAAACAACGCACACAGACCTCACCCACCCGTCCGTACGCTGCAAAAACAAATGCCAGCATCGAAACTTTTCCAGAGCGTCGAATCAGCGTATTCTTCCCCTCAACGTAGagtttcaataaacttgactCGATCTGCCTTTATTAAAAAACCTTACAAAAGATGTATTTAAATGCTTGAAAAAATTAACTTTATGCGCTATGCACAGATAAACTTCTCTGACTGTACAGCTAAGACGGTTATatcctttgtttaaaaaatattttctccactcATGACACTTCGCAGGTAGTTCCACACAAATGATCTATCACTCCACTTGGAACGTGTCCCAGGAGTCGACACGTGGCCAGAAATACCCTCACAAAGCGCCACTCTCTTGCTCGGGAACGTTTATTAAGATTGTTTGGGGTTtggtgttctttttttccttctccttttctgttttcgGAGAGAGGGCGCTGGCGCGAGGGGCCCCGGCCGGCCGGCTGATTGTCACTTGCCGTTGGAGCGGTCCAGACTCTCCAGGACTCTGTTGAGGCGGATGTTGAGCAGTCTGACCTGGTTCTCCAGGTGCCCCAGCTTCTCCTCCAGGCTGGGGCCGCTCGGGCCGCTGCGCCAGTAGAAGCCCATGGGCCCGGTCATGAAGTAGACGGCCACCACGAAGCACAGCGGCAGGACGGCGTGCTCCGGCTCGCCCTCGTACTTGTGCAGGATGTACACGCACGACATGGAGAACAGGATGACGCGCACCACCCAGAAGAAGCGGCCGAACACCACGTGCAGGAGGCTGAAGGTGAAGCCCAGGGTCAGAGACAAGAACCAGTAGGCCAGGAGGACGGCGCCGACCAGCAGGAGGGCGCGGGCCGGGCTGTTGGCCACCGAGGCTGGGCTGAAATACTGGGACATGTTCGAGACTGCAAacagaaaagagagacagagactggttACAGGGAGCCCGGGGTTTCTCTGCAGGCGGGGTTGGGCAGCTCAGCTCACTTGCTGGGCCTGTGCAACAACTCAAGGAACTAAGCTGCCTCACTGACCTTCAGACTAAGTCTTAGGAGAAGACAGGGCAGCTCATAAGACTGCCTGCCGTGTCGTGGGTTTCAAATACCTTTCATGGCAGGGAAGAGCCTTCAGACTGTCTttcaatttccttccttcctgtgttTCCTAGTAACAAATGCCCAGTTTTAGGCTGGGTACATGGCTACCTAAGATAAAGgcgtttcccagcctcccttgcagctacatGACTAAGCTTTGGTCAAGGAGAGGTAAACAGAAATGTTATGTGGTCCCTTCAAGGTATTTTTCCTAAAAGTAGCAGGAAGGTGCCCTTTACCTCCTCTTCTTCGGCCTGCTGGAATGTAGATGTGATAGCTGGAGTGGGAGCAGCTGTCTTGGGCCATGGGGGAAGGGAAGTCACCTATTGGGGAGCAACAACATGGAAGGCGCCTCTGTCCTGAGGACAAGCCACCTACCTGCCTAGCCACCTACCTGTGAACTTGCACAAAAGAGAAATAAGCTTCCATCTTGTTTAAGCTGCTGTTATTTGGGGTCTCTGTTACTCACagccaaacctaaccgtaactgGTACACACACATGAAGTCCCATCTTAAGAATGAAGTGAAATGGAGGAGCTGCATCTTCTGTGTGCCCGACttaagaaaattttcaaacagaaaagttaaaagaacaGTAAAATAAATACTCCTATTGAAACCACCCAAGTTTAACAATTGTTAACACCTTGCCATATTGCACTTCATGTCTCTAGTCACGTACTTTTTTTTACTGAATCATTTGAAAGATGCACACATCACACTTCAGCATGCATCTTTTtgccagttttattgagatataattgacatacagcactgtataagtttaaggtatagaGCATAGTGACTtacatacattgtgaaatgattaccacaataactttagttaacattcatcatctcatacagatacaagaaaagaaaaaaaatgtttttctcctgTGATGAgcactcttaggatctactctctcaacaacttttctgtgtgtgtgtatatatatatatatatatatatacatatatatcatacagcagtgttaactacagtcatcatgctgtacattacatccaggacttatttatcttacaggTGGAAGTCTGTACCTtgtgaccaccttcctccaattccccctccccctacctcttgtaaccacaaatctgatctctttttctatgagcttggtttttgtttttgtttaagattccacatataaatgagatcatacactatttgtctttctctgtctgacttattttactaggcataatgccctcaaggtccatctatggtgtcataaatggcagaatttccttcttttttgtggctgaataatattccactgtgtgtgtatata is a genomic window of Diceros bicornis minor isolate mBicDic1 chromosome 35, mDicBic1.mat.cur, whole genome shotgun sequence containing:
- the BRI3BP gene encoding BRI3-binding protein isoform X1, producing the protein MGARAWGGPRARAGLLLLLLLLLGLLAPGAQGARGRGGAEKNSYRRTVNTFSQSVSSLFGEDNVRAAQKFLTRLTERFVLGVDMFVETLWKVWTELLDVLGLDGDFPSPMAQDSCSHSSYHIYIPAGRRRGVSNMSQYFSPASVANSPARALLLVGAVLLAYWFLSLTLGFTFSLLHVVFGRFFWVVRVILFSMSCVYILHKYEGEPEHAVLPLCFVVAVYFMTGPMGFYWRSGPSGPSLEEKLGHLENQVRLLNIRLNRVLESLDRSNGK
- the BRI3BP gene encoding BRI3-binding protein isoform X2; protein product: MGARAWGGPRARAGLLLLLLLLLGLLAPGAQGARGRGGAEKNSYRRTVNTFSQSVSSLFGEDNVRAAQKFLTRLTERFVLGVDMFVETLWKVWTELLDVLGLDVSNMSQYFSPASVANSPARALLLVGAVLLAYWFLSLTLGFTFSLLHVVFGRFFWVVRVILFSMSCVYILHKYEGEPEHAVLPLCFVVAVYFMTGPMGFYWRSGPSGPSLEEKLGHLENQVRLLNIRLNRVLESLDRSNGK